The following is a genomic window from Campylobacter concisus.
CTAATTTTAAAAAGACTAATCTACTCTTAGACTACAAAAATTGGCTTAAATTTTTATTTTGATTTAAATCTTTTAACATATAATTGAAAAAATTATAAAAAGCTCTAACCAAGCTTAAGAAGGTGCTTTATGCTAATCGATAAATATGGTCGGGTTGTTGATTATTTAAGGATTTCTGTAACTCAGCGTTGCAACTTTAGGTGTAGGTATTGTATGCCTACAACGCCATTTAGCTGGACGCCAAGAGAGAATTTATTAACCTTTGAGGAGCTATTTTTATTTGTAAAAGTGGCTATTGATGAAGGCATAAAAAAGATAAGAATCACTGGTGGTGAACCGCTTGTACGTAAAGATTTAGACGTTTTTATAAAGATGATAAGTGATTATAATCCAGACATCGATCTAGCACTTACTACAAATGGCTATATGCTTTCGCACTTTGCCAAAAGGCTAAAAGACGCTGGACTAAAGCGCATAAATATGTCGCTTGATACGCTAAATGAGCAAAAGGCTAAATTTATCGCACAAAAAAGTGTCTTGCACGAAGTTTTAGCTGGCTTTGAAGCAGCTCATGATGCTGGATTAAAGGTAAAAATCAATACTGTCGCACTAAAAGGTGTAAATGATGATGAGCTTATAAATTTGCTCGAGTTTGCTAAATTTAGAGATTCTCAGATCAGATTTATTGAGTATATGGAAAATTCACACGCTAAAGATGATCTAAAAGGGCTAAGTAGCGATGAAATTTTAAAAATCATCTCACAAAAATATAATGTCACGAAAGATGGAAAACTGCCAAATGCGCCTGCGTCTATTTATAGGCTTGATGATGGTTATAAATTTGGCATCATAGATCCACACAAGCACGACTTTTGCGAGAGTTGTAACCGCATCAGACTAAGTGCCGAGGGACTTTTGATACCTTGCCTTTACTTTGAAGAGGCTCTTAGCATCAAAAAAGCGGTTGAAAAAGGTGATATCGTAGCTGCAAGTGAAATTTTAAGGCAAGTGCTAGCCAATAAGCCAAAAGAGAACAAATGGGCAATAGGTGCTAGCAATGAAACCTCTTCGCGTGCCTTTTATCAAACTGGTGGTTGATGAGCAAAGAGCTAGAGCTAGTTGAGGCGTTTTTAAGTATTCAAGGCGAGGGAGCTTACCAAGGCAGGCTCGCCATATTTTTACGCTTTTTAGGTTGCAACCTAAACTGTTCTGGCTTTGGCGTGCAAACAAAGTCTTTAAAAACCGGTGAAAGCCTACTAGGATGCGATAGTATAAGGGCTGTTTTTAAAGGGCATTTTGATCACAAAACATACAACGCAGATGAAATTTTAAGCTTAGTTGATGGGCTTTGCAAAGGCCTAAAGCAAAAACCTATCATTGTTTTAACAGGCGGCGAACCACTCATTTGGCACAAAAATGAAAATTTTATAAATTTGGTAAAAAATTTGCTTGTAGACTACGAGGTGCATTTTGAGACAAATGGCACTATCTTTGTTGATTTTGATAAATTTGCAATTTATAGAAATTGCCATTTTGCACTCGGTGTAAAGCTAGCAAATAGTGGAATTAACGAGCAAAAACGCATAAATTTAGATGCCATTTTGGCTATTAAAAATAATGCAAAAAGCAGCTTTTTAAAATTTGTGCTATCTTGTTGCGACGATAGTGAGCTACATGAGATTATGAATATAAAAAACAAAGTGAATTTGCCAGTTTGGTGCATGGCGATGGGTGCAGATAGAGCAGGGCTTAGTAAAAATGCTTTAAAGACGGCAGAATTTGCCATAAAGTATGGGTTTAACTATTCGGAACGCATTCACATTAGGCTTTGGAGTGATAAAGAGGGTGTTTGATGATTATTAGAAAGCTTTTTAGATTTGAAAATGCACATATTGTGAGATTTTGTAGCTCAAAACGTTGCAGGACTAGCATCCACGGACACAGCTATGTGGCTGAAATTTTACTTAGTTCAAATTTTCTTGATAACGCCGGCATGGTTTATGATTTTGGTTTAATGAAGCAAAACATAAAAACGATCATTGATAGTTTTGATCACGCTACGACAATATTTTCAGGCGATAATGATGAGTATAAAAATGATCTAAAAAAGCACTCGGCAAGATGGATCGAGATCCCGCTAAATCCAAGTGCAGAGCAGTTTTGCCGCATATTTTTTGTTATGATAGAGCGACTGCTTGAACTTAGCGTGATGAATAACGGTGAGCGTGAAGTGAAGCTTCATAGCATTATCGTGCATGAGACTGATACTGGCTATGCACAGTGCTTTAAAGAGGACGCCGTAAATTCGCAAATGGGCGAGATAAAGCTAGATGAGATAAAATTTTCAGATGCTATCATAGAAGAGTGGGAAGATAAAAATTTATTCGAGAAAATGAAAAATAGATTAAAAATAGAAATTCCAAAGGACGTTTGATGAAAAAAATTATAACTTCTTTTTTATTTATAGCTGGTCTATTTGCGGGTTGTGGAGATAAAGATGAGGCTAAAAATGATATTAGCGAGCCAGTGCCGAGTGACGTGACCATAGCCCAACCAGACGCAAATGTCACAATCGATGAACAACTTCCACCTGAGCCAGTCGTCGAAGAGAACGAGCCTTCTAAAGATAAGAAATGAACGAACATCTCTCCTCGCTTTTTGCATACACTTTGCCTTTTCATGTGATATTTTTTTATGCACTAGTTGCCTGTAATATACTTTATTTAATACTTACTCAGTTTAGCAGCAATAGTAAAAATTATGTGCTTCGTATAAGATATTTTTTACCGATTTATCATATGCTACTTAGTTTTCTTGTGCTAACCGGACTTATTTTATGGGCATATTATGGATATGAGTTTAAATTTAATGCCATAAAAATGTTAATTATCTTAATAACTTTAATCGCACTTAGTGCCATAGGTTTTAAAAGATTAAAAATTTATGCAGCTAATGGCGACTTAGAAAAATTTAAAAAATTCGCCCTTATTAAGGGTTTTTGTGATCTTATTTTAGTCTTAGTTGCAGGGATTTAGATGAAATTTTTATATGATAAAAATGCAGGTAATGAAAACTTAAAGATAGTAAATGAAGCTTTTTTGCACCTAAAAGCTAGAAGAATGCAAGCTGGTGAGCGAATAAGTGTTAGAAATTTACGAGACTTTAAAGAGTATATTTATGAAATTGATGAGATTGATAGGCGAAGTGCGAGCTTAAGCCTTATTTTTGCCAGCTCAAATGGTGAGCAAAAATTCGACTTTACGATCGCTTGGGCTATCGTCGATCCAAAGACGGTCGAAAAGACATTGCCATTTTTAAACGAACTTGGCGTTGGTAAAATAGCTTTTGTCTATACTAAATTTTCTCAAGCAAATTTTAAGATAGATATTGAAAGGCTAAACTACATAAATGCTCTCTCTTGCGAGCAGTGCGGACGAACTTCACTAATGAAGTTTGAAATTTATAAAAATTTGGACGAGCTAATGAGTGTTTATAAAAATGTCTCAGCTATAAATTTTGGTGGTAAAAGCTTAAATGAAAAAAAAGATGACGAGCTTTTAATAATCGGTCCAGAGGGTGGATTTAGCGAGGATGAGACAGCTAAATTTAAAAATAGCTACTGCCTAAATACTAAAAACATTTTAAGATCACAGACCGCGGTTATCTCAGTGGCTGCAAAATTCCTGGCTTAATTTATTTGATTTTTAGATTTCTTTTTATATAATCAGCAACTTTTAATGTAGATAATTAGCCCAAAAATAATAAAGGAAAAATGATGAAAAAAGATATCCATCCAGAATACGTAGATTGCACTGTAACTTGTGCTTGCGGAAACACTTTTAAAACAAAGTCAAACAAAAGCGAAATCAGAATTGACATTTGTGACAAGTGCCACCCATTTTTCACAGGCAGCGAAAAGATAGTTGACAGTGCTGGCCGTGTTGAGAAATTTAAGAAAAAATACGCTCAAAAATAAGCCTTGCTCTACTTTATTCCTACTCCAATAGGAAATTTAGAAGATATCTCGCTTCGTGCGATTAGAATTTTGCGTGAATGCGAGATAGCTATCTGCGAAGATACAAGAGTCTGCAAAAGTCTTATAAACTTGCTAAATGAACGCTTTGACGCAAATATAAATATCTCAAATTTTATCCCGCTTCATACTCATAACGAAGATGACTTTTTCACAAATTTAAGTGATAATTTTTTTAGCAGAAATGTAGCCTACATGAGCGATGCTGGTATGCCAGGTATCAGCGATCCAGGTGTTAGCCTAGTAAGATATGCTCAAAAAAATAACATTGAATATGAAATTTTAAGTGGAGCAAATGCTGCACTTTTAAGTGTAGTTGCAAGCGGACTTTGCGATAAGGAATTTGTCTTTTTAGGCTTTTTGCCAAATACTGGCAGAGATAGGTCTTTGGCTATACAAAATGCTTTAAATTTAGCCTATCCAGCCGTGATCTATGAAAGCCCAAAACGTATATTAAGCTTGGTGCAAAGCATCGCAAATTTAGAACCTGAGAGAGAAATTTTTGCTATAAAAGAGGCCACCAAAAAATTTGAGACTAAATTTAAGGATAGAGCCAAAAATTTAGTCCAAATTTTAGAAAAAGCAAATTTAAGTGGAGAGTGGACAGTCGTCATCTCAAAAAGTGACAAAACAGCCACTCAAAATATCACAAAAGATGAGATACTTTCGCTTGATCTTGCTCCAAAAGTAAAAGCAAAATTGCTTAATAAAATAACTGGAGAAGATGTAAAAAAGATATATGATGAGCTTACGAAAGCTTAAATTATAGGCTACAAAACTACTAGTGACACTAAAACGAAAGTGTAAAATTTACTCTAGTTACATACAAAAATAAGTTAAATTTTAATTGACTTTAGCTACCATAAGTTACCATGATAATATACGGAAAACAACTATTTTTACATATTTTGAACAAGCGACCACAGATATTAGAAGAGATATATCTCTCAAAAGAGTGTGACAAAAAACTCTTCTCTAAAATTTGTGGCACAGGCAAAAAGATCATTCGCGTGGATAATCAAAAAGCACAGTCTTTAGCTCGCGGTGGAAACCATCAAGGTTTTTTAGCAAATGTTAGTGAGTTTGAATTTTCAGACATTGCTGAGCTTAAAAAGCTAAATTTTATCGCCATTCTTTACGGTATAAGCGATGTTGGCAATATCGGTGCTATTGCTAGAAGTGCCTATGCTCTAGGCTGCGAAGGCCTTGTGATAGTGGCAAAAAGTATAAATATGCAAGGCGTTTTAAGATCAAGTAGTGGCGCTGCCTATGAGATACCAATAGCGATTTTTGAAGACGGACTTAGTTTATTAAATGAACTAAAGCAATTTGGTTTTAAAATTTATGCAACAGCAAGTGATGGCAAAAACGTAAAAGAGATGAAGTTTGCTGGTAAAAGAGCTTTGGTGATGGGCTCAGAGGGCGAAGGCATACCGCAAAAGGCTCTAGCGAAGTGTGATGAGTGTATTGGTATAAAGTTAAAAGAGGGCTGGGACTCCTTAAATGTAAGTGCAGCTTTTGCAATAATTTGTGACAGGATGATAGATGAATGAGATTGAAAATTTAAAAGAGATAGGTATAAAGGAAATTTCACGTAAAACGCATATTGAGCCTACATTTTTACAATATATTTTTGATAAAAATTTTGAAAAATTATCACGTTTAAATATTAGAGGCTATGCCAAAATTTTACAACGTGAATATGATGTTGATTTGAGCGAGTTGCTAGCTGAATATGATGCCTTTATGCAAGAAAATACTCCAGATGAGAGTCACAAAACTAAAGTTACTCCAAAAATTTCTTCTTACACTCCAAAAGATATTACCATACAAAAACAAAGCGGTAGTGGCGGTGCTGGATTTTTATTTTGGCTCATCATTTTAGCTATTATCGCTGGTGGGGCATATCATTTTGATGCTTACAAATATATCGAGAATTTTTTATCATTTTTAAATGATGAGAATAAAAGCGTGAGCTATTCGCAGTCAAGCATAGTAAATGAGGTGAAGAAAAATATCATCGATACAAATATCACCATCTCTCAAAATAGCCCTAAAATAGAGGCAAACGCATCAAACTTGAAAATTTCAGCTCCAGTTGAGCAAAATGTGACAACAAGTCCTGCAAACATGGAGCAAAATGCTGTGAAGCCAAGCATGGCAGCTCAGCCAGCTCCTAAGATAGAGCAAAACATTACAAAGCCACTAAATGAGGCGGTTATTACACCAAAACAACGTGTCTGGATAGGGATAATTAATCTTGAAAATGGTCAAAAAGTATCAAACGACACAAGTAAAAGCATAAATATAAATTTAGACCAAAGACAGCTTGTGGTTTGTGGAAATGGCAACATTGAGCTAAAGATCGGCGATAAGGTGACAAAATACAATCCAAGCCGTCCAGCTAGATTTTTAGTAGAAAATGGAGAGATGAAATTTGTGAGCTATGATGAGTTTGTAGAACTTAACAAGGGCAAATCTTGGTAAGAAAAATAGCGATTTTCACCGCTTTTAGTGTATTTGCCTATGCTTTTAGCTTACAAACTAGTGCAAGTGCTTTAAGCAATGTTGAAAATGTGCAAATTTCTTTAGAAAATTTAGACCAAAATGGCTCACTCAATGTCAATGAGCTAGTATCAAGATTAAAACAAAACTCAAGTTACGATAGCATTTCATTTGGCTCAAATAGTTTGAATTTAAAATTTATAAGCGAGCAAAAGGTTCCTTCTACATTATTTGTAAAATCAATAAATTCAACTCTGGATGATGCCAACATAAGTATTTCAAGGATAAATTCTTTAAAAAATGGAGATCAAATTTCTTATGGAATTTCAGCCATAAAAAATGGTGGAATAGATCCAAGTTTATTAAGCTTAGCACTTAGTCAAAGCGGTTTTAGAATTTTAGGATTTGATAGGGTTGATGGGAATTTAGAGATATTTTTAGATGCTCAGAATATGATCCTTAAGGCTACAAAGGTAAATTTTGACGAAGAGACTCCACTTTTAAAAAGCGGTGGTACTTATTTTGTTGATGTTGAGGGTGCAAGTAGTCTGGATATCGCGTCAAAAGAGTCAAATAGATGGATGCCACTTGTTAGAATTTATGATAAAAATTTAAATCAGATTGACTCTATAAAAGAGGAGCAAGCAAAAACCGCCGTTTCTATAAATTTAGCAATAGGCGCAAAATACGCATTAATTAGCGACAATGTTGATATAAATAATATAAAAAATGAGATAATTATCAAGCTTATAAAATAGGAGTAAGCAGTGTTTGATGAGATAAGATTTAATACAATTGAGCGTTTGCCAAACTACGTTTTTGCCGAAGTAAATGCAATAAAAATGGCTGCACGAAGAGCTGGCGAGGACATCATCGACTTTTCTATGGGTAATCCTGAGGGCAGAACGCCACAGCACATTGTCGATAAACTATGTGAAAGCGCACAAAAGGACAAGACTCACGGCTACTCAGCCAGTGCTGGAATTTACAAGCTCCGCCTTGCTATTTGCAACTGGTATAAGAGAAAATACGGCGTAAATTTAGACCCAGATACCGAAGCAGTCGCCACGATGGGTAGTAAAGAGGGTTTTGTTCACCTAGCTCAAGCCGTGATAAACCCAGGCGATGTGGCTATCGTGCCTGATCCTGCTTATCCAATACACACGCAAGCGTTTTTATTTGCTGGCGGAAGTGTCGCAAAGATGCCACTTCACTATAATGATAAATTTGAGTTAGATGAAAATAAATTTTTTGAAAATTTGATCCAAACTATACACGCTAGCTCACCAAAGCCAAAATATGTAGTCGTAAATTTTCCTCACAATCCAACGACTGTGACTGTGCAAAAGAGCTTTTACGAGCGCCTTGTAAGCATCGCAAAACAAGAGAGATTTTACGTCATATCTGACATCGCCTACGCTGATCTTACCTTTGATGGCTACAAAACGCCAAGCATCTTTGAGGTCGATGGCGCAAAAGATGTCGCAGTCGAGTGCTATACTCTTTCAAAAAGCTATAATATGGCTGGCTGGAGAGTTGGCTTTATGTGTGGAAATAGAAGACTTTGTGCAGCACTTAAAAAGATAAAATCGTGGGTTGATTACGGTATGTTTACGCCGATCCAGGTGGCTGCCACAGTTGCACTTGATGGCGATCAAAGCTGTGTTGAAGAGATACGCCAAATTTATGAAAAAAGAAGAGATGTGATGATAGAGGCCTTTGTCCAGGCTGGCTGGGAGCTTAAAAAGCCAAGTTCTAGTATGTTTATCTGGGCGAAACTACCACCAAAAGTTAGTCATCTGGGCAGCCTTGAGTTTTCAAAGCAGCTTCTTACAAAGGCATCAGTCGCAGTTAGTCCGGGTATTGGTTTTGGCGAGGGCGGAAACGACTATGTGCGTCTAGCTCTTATCGAAAATGAAAATAGAATAAGACAAGCAGCAAGAAATATAAAAAAATATTTGAAAGAATTTGAATGAATGTAGCGATATTGGGCGTTGGAACCGTTGGCGAGTCAGTTGCTAAAATTTTACTAAAAAATAAAAAGCTAATCGCAGCAAGAAGTGGCGAGGAGATAGTGCCAGTCGTTGGAGTGGTCAGAAATTTAAATAAAAAAAGAGATGCTGGTATCCCTTTAACTAACGATATAAATAGCGTTATAAACCGCGATGATATCGACGTTTTTGTCGAACTTATGGGTGGTGTGGAAGAGCCTTTTAGAGTGGTGAGCGAAATTTTAAAACGCAAAAAAGCAGTCGTCACTGCAAACAAAGCACTTCTTGCCTATCACAGATATGCTTTGCAAAATTTAGCCAAAAATATACCATTTGGCTTTGAAGCAAGCGTGGCTGGGGGCGTGCCGATCATTAGAGCTTTAAGGGAAGGCTTAAGCGCAAATCACATCGTTAGTATAAATGGCATACTTAACGGAACTAGTAACTTTATCCTAACCTCGATGATGGATGAGGGTTCAAATTTTAAAGACGCTCTTAAAAAGGCTCAAGAGCTAGGATACGCTGAGGCTGATCCTACTTTTGATGTGGGAGGCTTTGATACGGCTCATAAGCTTCTTATACTGGCAAGCATCGCATACGGTGTGCATGGCGATCCAGAGGATATCTTGATCGAAGGGATTCAAGGCATCACGCCAGAAGACATATTTTTCGCAAAAGATTTCGAATACTCAATAAAACTTCTAGCAATTGCCAAAAAAAGCGAGGGTAAAATCGAGCTACGCGTACATCCAGCACTTGTACCGCAAAATAAAATGATAGCAAAGGCAAGTGGTGTGACAAATGCGATCAGTGTCGTTGGCGAGGTCGTTGGCGAGACGATGTACTATGGACCTGGAGCTGGTGGCGATGCAACGGCAAGCGCGGTGATCAGCGATCTTATCGACATCGCAAGAGATAGCAAATCGCCAATGCTTGGATATAAAGCACCTTTTGAATTAAATACGCTTGAGCTACTTGACCGCGACAGGATAAAGACGAAGTACTACTTTAGGTTAAAAGTCGAGGATAAAATGGGTGTGCTAGCAAAGATTACAAATTTAATGAGCGAAAATAACTTATCGATTGATAGCATACTTCAAAAACCAAAAGATGAGAGCGAATTTGCGGTATTGTTTTTTACGACACATACGAGTCTTGAGGCTGATGTAAGAAGAACAATTGAAATTTTAAAAGAGCAAGAGTATATAAAAGAAGAGCCATTTATGATGAGGATCGAGGAGTAGCTTGGGGTTAAAAGAGCATCTCTTTGGCAAAAGCTCAGAAGATAGGGCGTGTGAATTTTTACAAAAGCTTAGTTTTGTCATTTTAGAGAGAAATTTTCACTCTAAATTTGGTGAGATCGACATTATCGCACTAAGTAGAGATAAAATTTTGCACTTTATAGAGGTAAAAGCAACTAACGGAGAATATGAAGCAGAATATAGACTAAATAAGGCAAAATATATAAAAATTTTAAAAACTATAAATTTTTATATGATGAAAAATGAGCCAAATAGAGATTTTCAAGTCGATTTACTCGTCATAAAAAATGAAAAATTAGAACTGATAGAAAATATTAGTTTATAATAAAATTTATTATTTAGATAAAATTTAAATTTAATTTGTATAATTGCCACATTTTAAAAATAAGGAGAAAAAATGGGAAAATACATCGAACTTACAAAAGAAAATTTTGATGTTACAAAAGAAGGCGTTGCTTTAGTAGACTTTTGGGCTCCATGGTGCGGACCTTGCCGTATGCTAGCTCCAGTGATCGAAGAGCTTGCTGAAGACTTTGATGGCAAAGCAAAAATTTGCAAGGTAAATACTGACGAAGTGCAAGATCTTGCAGTTGAGTTTGGCATCAGATCGATCCCAACATTGCTATTTTTCAAAAATGGCGAGCTAGTTGAGCAAATGGTCGGTGCACAGTCAAAACAAGCCTTAACTGACAAACTAAATTCGCTTCTTTAATGAGCGAAAAAAGAAGAGGAAGCCTACTTCCTCTTACATATATATTTGGTTCATTTTTTGGTGCAGCTATGATAGCAGCTGCATTTGCGTATAGCAACTATCGTTTTTCACAATATAAATTTGTTGATTTTGCGAAGCTAGTTTTTTACGAAAAAAGCGAAATTTTCACTCCAAAAGAGCCAAAATACACGCTTTTAATCTTCAGCTCAAATCAATCAAAATTAAACGAAATTTTACCAATCAAAAATGAAACAGTTGTGGCAATCGATATCTTTCAAAAAAGATATGAGTCAAACTCAACACTAAAATATATAAGCTCGGATATTAATACGGTCTTGGAGCTGATGCAAAATTTGAGCATTACAAAGCTTCCAAGTAGTGTTGAGATAGTTCATCAAAGGGGCGAAATTTACAAACAAAATTCGCCCATAAATGTTTTAGAATAAAGGAAATTTATGCTTGATTTAGCGATCATCGGAGGCGGTCCAGCAGGACTAAGCGCCGGACTTTACGCCACTAGAGGCGGACTAAAAGATGTTGTAATGTTTGAAAAAGGCGAGCCTGGCGGTCAGATCACCTCTAGCTCAGAGATAGAAAACTACCCAGGCCAAAAAGCCCCTGGCGAGAGCGGTTTTGACTTTATGAGCACTTGGTGGAAGCAGTGTAGTGCATTTGGACTAGTTCATAAGTGGGCAAACGTCGTTGGTGTTAGAAAAAACAGCGACAGTAGCTTTGAAATTTTACTTGAGGGCGGTAAGAGCGAGCAGGCAAAGGCTGTCATCGTAGCAACTGGCTCAACTCCAAGACGTGCTGGCTTTAAGGGCGAGGATGAGTTCTTTGGCAAAGGTGTTAGCACATGCGCAACATGCGATGGATTTTTTTACAAAAATAAAGAGGTAGCTGTTCTTGGCGGTGGCGACACAGCCGTTGAAGAGGCACTTTATCTAGCGAATATCTGCTCAAAAGTCTATCTAATCCATAGACGTGAAGAGTTTAGAGCGGCGCCAACTACGGTTGAAAAAGCTAGAAAAAATGAAAAGATCGAGTTTATAACAAGTGCGACGATAAAAGAGGCACTTGGCGATAAAATGGGCCTAACAAAGATCGTACTTGATACCAAAAATGGCGAGCGTGTGCTTGATGTGCCAGGAATTTTTACATTTGTCGGACTAAATGTAAATAACGAAATTTTAAAAGATGAAAATGGCAAATTTATCTGCGAGATGGTTGATGGTGGACAGGTTAAGACAAACCTTAAGATGCAAACTAGCCTAAAAGGGCTCTTTGTAGCGGGCGACATAAGAGAGGACGCTCCAAAGCAAGTCATCGTAGCTGCAGGTGATGGCGCAGTGGCTGCACTTAGCGCTATGAGTTATATAGAAAGCTTGCATTAATACTCAAATTTAGCCAATTTTTTGGCTAAATTTTTCTTCTTTTTTTCTATCAAATTTTTGATTTTATACGTATTTTTAAAGCCTATTTGTAATCTATCTATAATAAATTTTATGTTAAATTTCACCAAAAATCAAAGGATAAATTTTGGTAAAAATAGGCCTTTATGGTGCTAGTGGAAAGATGGCTCAAAGTATCATTTCTTGTTTAAAAGATGAGAAAGATGCCACTTTAAGCATCGCTTTTAGCCAAAAAAATGAGGTTGAAAATTTAAGTAGCGATCTTTTGACAAATGACTTTGCTAAATTTTTTGAAGCGTGTGATGTAATAATCGACTTTAGCCAAAAAGAGGCTACGGTAGCACTGCTAAACTACGCTAGAACTAATCCAAAACCACTAGTTATCGGTACAACCGGCTTAGATGATGACGAGAAAAATTTGCTCCACCTGGCATCAGGGGCTATGCCTATTCTTTATGCAACAAATATGAGTCTTGGTGTGGCTGTTCTAAACCGCCTTGCAAGGATTGCTTCAAAAACATTAAGAGAATTTGACATAGAGATCGTAGAGCAACACCACAGGCACAAAAAAGATGCTCCAAGTGGCACTGCGATGACACTTGCAGGAAGTGTAGCTGAGGCAAGAGATTTAAATTTAAAAGATGTTTTAGTAACTGGTAGAGCCGGTATGGTAGGGGCTAGGAGCAAAGACGAGATCGCAGTCATGGCACTTCGTGGTGGAGATGTGGTAGGTCGCCACACGGTTGGCTTTTATAATGACGGTGAGTTTATAGAGCTAAATCACACCGCAACGAGTAGGGCAACCTTTTCAAAAGGTGCGATCAGGGCTGCTATTTGGCTAAAAGATCAAAATAGTGGCCTTTACTCGATAGATGATAGTTTAGGGCTTGATGATTAAATTTGTGCTTGATGATGTAGAGAACTACAAGCTAGAATTTGGTGATAAATTCTACATGCCAGAGCATGAAAAGCGCCAAAATTTAAGAACTGGTGATATAGTAAAGCTTATATTTAGATTTGAAGATGATGAGTTTGCTCAGGTTGAGCGCATGTGGGTGGTCATTAACGAGACAAATAACGGCTAATTTACCGGCATTTTAGACAATGAACTATTTCAAAAGGCTGTTTAAATGCTGGCGATGAGATCAAGTTTAACTACAAAAATGTTCTTGAAATTTACAAAGATGATGAAAACTAAAGGAAAAAAATGTGTGCAATAGTTGGTATTATAAATTCTAAAGATGCAGCAAAGACTGCCTATTATGCGTTATTTTCTATGCAGCATCGCGGCCAAGAGGCGAGTGGCATTAGTGTTTGTGATGACGGAGAAATTTCTACGCACAAGGGTAATGGCCTAGTTACAGAGGTCTTTAATGAAGAAATTTTAAGATCACTAAAAGGTGATATGGCGATCGGTCACAACCGCTATGCAACGGCTGGTAAAAACTCAGGTCGTGACGCCCAGCCAATAGCCGCTAATTACTCTTTGGGGCAGATTTCGATAGTCCATAATGGAAATTTGGTAAATAAAGATGAGGTTAGAG
Proteins encoded in this region:
- a CDS encoding 16S rRNA (uracil(1498)-N(3))-methyltransferase, with product MKFLYDKNAGNENLKIVNEAFLHLKARRMQAGERISVRNLRDFKEYIYEIDEIDRRSASLSLIFASSNGEQKFDFTIAWAIVDPKTVEKTLPFLNELGVGKIAFVYTKFSQANFKIDIERLNYINALSCEQCGRTSLMKFEIYKNLDELMSVYKNVSAINFGGKSLNEKKDDELLIIGPEGGFSEDETAKFKNSYCLNTKNILRSQTAVISVAAKFLA
- the rlmB gene encoding 23S rRNA (guanosine(2251)-2'-O)-methyltransferase RlmB: MIIYGKQLFLHILNKRPQILEEIYLSKECDKKLFSKICGTGKKIIRVDNQKAQSLARGGNHQGFLANVSEFEFSDIAELKKLNFIAILYGISDVGNIGAIARSAYALGCEGLVIVAKSINMQGVLRSSSGAAYEIPIAIFEDGLSLLNELKQFGFKIYATASDGKNVKEMKFAGKRALVMGSEGEGIPQKALAKCDECIGIKLKEGWDSLNVSAAFAIICDRMIDE
- the rpmE gene encoding 50S ribosomal protein L31, with protein sequence MKKDIHPEYVDCTVTCACGNTFKTKSNKSEIRIDICDKCHPFFTGSEKIVDSAGRVEKFKKKYAQK
- a CDS encoding 6-pyruvoyl trahydropterin synthase family protein, which codes for MIIRKLFRFENAHIVRFCSSKRCRTSIHGHSYVAEILLSSNFLDNAGMVYDFGLMKQNIKTIIDSFDHATTIFSGDNDEYKNDLKKHSARWIEIPLNPSAEQFCRIFFVMIERLLELSVMNNGEREVKLHSIIVHETDTGYAQCFKEDAVNSQMGEIKLDEIKFSDAIIEEWEDKNLFEKMKNRLKIEIPKDV
- a CDS encoding 7-carboxy-7-deazaguanine synthase QueE, with product MSKELELVEAFLSIQGEGAYQGRLAIFLRFLGCNLNCSGFGVQTKSLKTGESLLGCDSIRAVFKGHFDHKTYNADEILSLVDGLCKGLKQKPIIVLTGGEPLIWHKNENFINLVKNLLVDYEVHFETNGTIFVDFDKFAIYRNCHFALGVKLANSGINEQKRINLDAILAIKNNAKSSFLKFVLSCCDDSELHEIMNIKNKVNLPVWCMAMGADRAGLSKNALKTAEFAIKYGFNYSERIHIRLWSDKEGV
- a CDS encoding phosphatidylglycerophosphate synthase; protein product: MNEIENLKEIGIKEISRKTHIEPTFLQYIFDKNFEKLSRLNIRGYAKILQREYDVDLSELLAEYDAFMQENTPDESHKTKVTPKISSYTPKDITIQKQSGSGGAGFLFWLIILAIIAGGAYHFDAYKYIENFLSFLNDENKSVSYSQSSIVNEVKKNIIDTNITISQNSPKIEANASNLKISAPVEQNVTTSPANMEQNAVKPSMAAQPAPKIEQNITKPLNEAVITPKQRVWIGIINLENGQKVSNDTSKSININLDQRQLVVCGNGNIELKIGDKVTKYNPSRPARFLVENGEMKFVSYDEFVELNKGKSW
- the moaA gene encoding GTP 3',8-cyclase MoaA, whose amino-acid sequence is MLIDKYGRVVDYLRISVTQRCNFRCRYCMPTTPFSWTPRENLLTFEELFLFVKVAIDEGIKKIRITGGEPLVRKDLDVFIKMISDYNPDIDLALTTNGYMLSHFAKRLKDAGLKRINMSLDTLNEQKAKFIAQKSVLHEVLAGFEAAHDAGLKVKINTVALKGVNDDELINLLEFAKFRDSQIRFIEYMENSHAKDDLKGLSSDEILKIISQKYNVTKDGKLPNAPASIYRLDDGYKFGIIDPHKHDFCESCNRIRLSAEGLLIPCLYFEEALSIKKAVEKGDIVAASEILRQVLANKPKENKWAIGASNETSSRAFYQTGG
- the rsmI gene encoding 16S rRNA (cytidine(1402)-2'-O)-methyltransferase; this translates as MLYFIPTPIGNLEDISLRAIRILRECEIAICEDTRVCKSLINLLNERFDANINISNFIPLHTHNEDDFFTNLSDNFFSRNVAYMSDAGMPGISDPGVSLVRYAQKNNIEYEILSGANAALLSVVASGLCDKEFVFLGFLPNTGRDRSLAIQNALNLAYPAVIYESPKRILSLVQSIANLEPEREIFAIKEATKKFETKFKDRAKNLVQILEKANLSGEWTVVISKSDKTATQNITKDEILSLDLAPKVKAKLLNKITGEDVKKIYDELTKA